A genomic window from Pseudomonas argentinensis includes:
- a CDS encoding glycosyltransferase has product MSNQDQGAVADKFWSNTDRGQIGPAALYQRQEQHLIEHVLPLLGEKDHLLDIGCADGRFSRLFASKVARVSAMDLGAELIEQARAHACAEGLENIEFEAGNVFDFSSEERFDAVSLMGVLTRINDDLAAARVLLKAISLLKPGGLLILKDSVLLEGQEARQLLNEQDEAKYRPESRYLAMIRSMGLYEIANYPLLTMDNCNQTSVLYLFRPLLAETPAVLPIKDLRVACFGSMPFHFRSLRPLSACFENSLLSLSISEVMAWRPQVIVVADGWSVEFWRDYCDAHQVLLIGMRHGSVTRYGFAEPQYNHADYLCGSPWDIEDTLRSNVQPRSGFLLTGNAWVDEVFRLPPRPVNEQAPTIVFAPTYNPEISAAAFFGERLVGLIREVYPASRIIIKPHPAIVSHEHSFVVDKALFRGLMEAWRAQVAADPLVELVDDPEASIAESFAEADILVADRSSLLFEFMALDRPILLYSSEARVGHWEYNPDAPGNAWRDIGMEFSEDEGFLELLRNAYANHARYCRDSQARRVSELYGRFQDGRSVERVADAIARVPRPHVVIDVRDAQLDPDMLDAFERSMAFGQVAVLGGQTAQKQLAGVPQFESAQTMLDWLESRQAQIQALMLVDGKVPYRPGSGHRISQGLAKLARGEAAAQVLTRRPVQSAPLALSSEPEDWIIQRQRWAIETLQGTQLWTLLPGYVLRRAFADLPECATDQVFSAWWQTLCVQGNSTPWPAQRIDTVLDDSVVRVVGRNHYLLAPRARLQLVCAVDGWPERDGSLQIDVSAVHGVEYDRFPFKAELRINGIAHRELTFRDYQAQRLVIPFRPEDGGGVMLEVHSSAHFAGLAGLAGPLSLALGFVDAPVKRVSAASPPVDTIRQWLAGRQPGVIERRLIRERLAKHNGGPRMAVVVMDPEGDAQALAKTLRSLNQDHHLYQPSTVVVVTTQAEPSDDGRIAVCMIQTRPDELAGKVNALATDLDVDWLMLVNAGDEFTASGLTIVALELLNAGDCRALYCDELQRMPDGTLGAAFRPSFNLDLLLSLPSVMARNWLYRRDVFIQSGGLDPHYPRAMEFELLTRLVEAGGIAGLGHVDEPLLVTDAHVPVEITDEQAALLAHLNRRGYTNAQLVASAPGTYRIRYGHADQPLVSILIPTKDQLAMVQRCVETLLEQTRYTHYELLIIDNASETPEAQAWLAGIEALQEEKIRVLRYPQPFNFSAMNNFAAREARGEYLVLLNNDTAIIREDWLDEMLNHAQRPEVGIVGAKLLYPDGRIQHAGVVLGLNGPADHPFIGEAIDAPGHMRRLQVDQNYSAVTAACLMIRRSLYLEVGGMDEEAFKVSYNDVDLCLKVGQAGYLNVWTPHALVLHEGNVSQKAIDPHKQEAKRKRFVAEQAIMYERWLPLLARDPAYNANLSLVQRGGFKLTDNAISWRPLQSWRPLPTLLVHQADMQGCGHYRMVQPFIAMKLQGLVDGTLSRGLMHTPDLERYDPDSIVLQRQVGEDRIQAMQRMKAFSRAFKVYELDDYLPNLPVKNIHRSHMPKDILKTLRRGLGFVDRFVVSTDALGEAFSGLHDDIRVVKNRLPTQWWQGLESARRVSARPRVGWAGGISHTGDLEMIGDVVRELAKEVDWVFFGMCPENLKPYIHEFHPGVHIESYPAALAKLNLDLAIAPVEQNLFNECKSNLRLLEYGACGFPVVCSDIRCYQDDAFPVTRVKNRYKDWVDAIRMHLADLDATARMGDELQKIVLSDWMLQGENLDAWARAWLPD; this is encoded by the coding sequence ATGAGTAATCAAGATCAGGGGGCAGTGGCTGATAAATTTTGGAGCAACACTGATCGTGGTCAGATCGGGCCGGCAGCCCTTTATCAGCGGCAGGAGCAACATCTGATCGAACACGTTTTGCCACTGCTTGGTGAAAAGGACCATTTGCTGGATATCGGTTGTGCGGACGGCAGGTTCAGCCGGCTTTTTGCTAGCAAGGTCGCTCGTGTATCGGCCATGGATCTGGGAGCTGAACTCATCGAACAGGCCCGAGCGCATGCGTGCGCCGAAGGCTTGGAGAATATTGAATTTGAGGCAGGCAACGTCTTCGACTTCAGTTCAGAAGAGCGCTTCGATGCCGTAAGCCTAATGGGCGTTCTGACCCGCATCAATGATGACCTGGCCGCTGCTCGCGTGCTACTCAAGGCTATTTCACTGCTCAAGCCGGGCGGACTGTTGATCCTCAAGGATTCAGTGTTGCTCGAGGGGCAGGAAGCACGTCAACTGCTCAATGAACAGGACGAAGCAAAATACCGCCCCGAAAGTCGTTATTTGGCAATGATTCGTTCAATGGGGTTGTACGAGATTGCCAATTATCCGCTTTTAACCATGGATAATTGCAATCAGACCAGCGTGCTCTATCTATTCCGGCCACTGCTGGCTGAAACGCCGGCCGTTTTGCCCATCAAGGATCTGAGGGTTGCCTGCTTTGGCAGTATGCCTTTTCATTTCCGCTCCTTGCGCCCCCTGTCGGCCTGTTTTGAAAACAGCCTGCTGAGCCTGTCCATCTCCGAAGTGATGGCATGGCGACCGCAGGTTATCGTCGTGGCAGACGGCTGGTCTGTCGAGTTCTGGCGTGACTACTGCGATGCCCATCAAGTCCTGCTGATCGGCATGCGCCACGGTTCAGTTACGCGTTATGGGTTCGCCGAGCCGCAATACAACCACGCCGACTACCTGTGCGGCAGTCCGTGGGATATTGAGGACACGCTGCGTTCAAACGTGCAGCCGCGATCGGGCTTTCTGCTGACCGGCAACGCCTGGGTCGACGAAGTCTTCCGTCTGCCGCCTCGACCGGTGAACGAGCAGGCGCCGACTATCGTGTTCGCACCGACTTACAACCCCGAAATTAGTGCTGCGGCTTTTTTTGGAGAGCGATTGGTAGGCTTGATCCGCGAAGTCTATCCCGCTTCTCGCATCATTATTAAGCCGCACCCTGCCATCGTTTCGCATGAGCATAGTTTCGTCGTCGACAAGGCGCTGTTCCGTGGCCTGATGGAGGCTTGGCGCGCGCAGGTCGCGGCCGATCCGCTGGTGGAGCTGGTCGACGACCCCGAGGCCAGTATCGCCGAAAGTTTCGCCGAGGCTGACATCCTCGTTGCCGACCGCTCCTCGTTGCTGTTCGAGTTCATGGCGCTGGACCGCCCGATTCTTCTATATTCGAGCGAAGCTCGGGTGGGACATTGGGAATACAACCCCGACGCGCCCGGCAATGCCTGGCGTGATATCGGGATGGAATTCAGCGAGGATGAAGGCTTCCTCGAGCTGCTGCGTAACGCATATGCCAACCATGCACGGTATTGCCGCGACAGTCAGGCGCGCCGGGTGAGTGAGCTATACGGGCGCTTTCAGGATGGCCGCTCGGTCGAGCGGGTAGCCGATGCGATTGCTCGTGTGCCGAGACCGCACGTGGTAATTGATGTGCGCGATGCTCAACTCGATCCTGACATGCTGGATGCGTTCGAGCGCTCAATGGCATTCGGTCAGGTCGCGGTCTTGGGCGGGCAGACTGCGCAAAAGCAGCTTGCGGGAGTGCCGCAGTTCGAGAGCGCCCAAACGATGCTGGACTGGCTTGAGAGCCGACAGGCTCAGATCCAGGCCTTGATGCTCGTTGACGGCAAGGTTCCTTATCGTCCCGGCAGCGGGCATCGTATCAGTCAGGGACTGGCCAAGCTTGCCCGCGGCGAGGCTGCAGCCCAGGTCTTGACACGACGGCCAGTGCAAAGTGCTCCGCTCGCGCTGTCGAGTGAGCCGGAAGACTGGATAATTCAGCGCCAGCGCTGGGCTATAGAAACGCTTCAAGGCACGCAGCTATGGACACTTTTGCCAGGATACGTGTTACGGCGTGCTTTTGCCGATCTGCCTGAGTGTGCAACCGACCAGGTCTTCAGTGCCTGGTGGCAGACACTCTGCGTACAGGGTAATAGCACCCCATGGCCAGCCCAACGTATTGATACTGTCCTCGACGATAGTGTTGTGCGAGTGGTTGGGCGCAACCATTATCTGCTGGCACCGCGCGCCCGCCTACAGTTGGTGTGTGCCGTCGACGGTTGGCCTGAGCGCGATGGCTCACTGCAGATCGACGTTTCGGCGGTGCACGGTGTCGAATATGATCGATTCCCCTTCAAAGCCGAGCTGCGCATCAATGGCATTGCTCATCGCGAGCTGACGTTTAGGGATTACCAGGCGCAACGACTGGTGATTCCGTTCCGCCCAGAAGATGGCGGCGGCGTGATGCTGGAAGTCCATAGTAGCGCGCATTTTGCGGGGCTTGCTGGCCTGGCCGGTCCGCTTTCGCTGGCGCTGGGCTTCGTAGATGCCCCGGTCAAGCGGGTCTCTGCTGCATCGCCACCGGTGGATACCATCAGGCAATGGCTGGCGGGTCGGCAGCCCGGTGTAATCGAGCGGCGACTGATTCGAGAGCGCCTGGCGAAGCACAACGGCGGTCCACGAATGGCGGTTGTGGTGATGGATCCGGAGGGCGATGCCCAGGCGTTGGCGAAAACGTTGCGCAGCCTGAACCAGGATCATCACCTCTACCAGCCAAGCACGGTAGTCGTGGTGACTACCCAAGCTGAGCCCTCCGATGATGGTCGGATAGCAGTTTGTATGATCCAGACGCGCCCTGACGAATTGGCGGGCAAGGTCAATGCGCTAGCAACAGACCTGGATGTGGATTGGCTGATGCTGGTCAACGCCGGTGACGAGTTCACGGCCAGCGGGCTGACCATAGTGGCGCTAGAGCTGTTGAATGCGGGCGACTGTCGCGCGCTTTACTGCGACGAATTGCAACGTATGCCCGATGGCACCCTGGGCGCAGCCTTCCGGCCGAGTTTTAACCTGGACCTGCTGTTGAGCCTGCCTTCGGTAATGGCGCGAAACTGGTTGTATCGCCGTGACGTCTTCATCCAAAGCGGCGGGCTGGATCCGCACTATCCGCGTGCGATGGAGTTCGAATTGCTGACGCGACTCGTGGAGGCCGGAGGCATAGCGGGGCTGGGCCACGTCGACGAGCCCTTGCTGGTCACCGATGCACATGTTCCCGTGGAAATCACTGACGAGCAGGCTGCGCTGCTCGCGCACTTGAACCGTCGTGGCTACACCAATGCGCAATTGGTCGCCAGCGCACCAGGCACCTACCGCATACGATACGGCCATGCCGATCAGCCACTGGTGTCGATCCTGATTCCGACGAAGGATCAGTTGGCAATGGTTCAGCGCTGTGTGGAAACCTTGCTCGAACAGACCCGCTATACCCACTATGAGCTCCTGATCATCGATAACGCCAGTGAAACACCCGAGGCGCAAGCCTGGCTGGCCGGTATCGAGGCGCTTCAAGAGGAGAAGATCCGCGTGTTGCGCTACCCGCAGCCTTTCAACTTCTCGGCCATGAATAATTTCGCAGCACGTGAGGCACGGGGTGAGTACCTGGTACTGCTCAACAACGATACGGCGATCATTCGCGAAGACTGGTTGGATGAGATGCTCAACCACGCGCAGCGCCCCGAAGTGGGCATCGTTGGTGCCAAGCTGCTGTACCCAGATGGGCGCATCCAGCATGCCGGTGTGGTGCTGGGCCTCAATGGGCCGGCGGATCACCCGTTCATCGGCGAAGCCATTGATGCACCGGGCCACATGCGTCGCCTGCAGGTGGATCAGAACTACAGTGCGGTGACCGCCGCCTGCCTGATGATTCGCCGGTCCTTGTATCTAGAGGTCGGCGGCATGGACGAGGAGGCCTTCAAGGTCTCTTACAACGATGTCGATCTGTGCCTCAAGGTTGGCCAAGCTGGTTACCTGAACGTGTGGACACCCCATGCATTGGTACTGCACGAAGGTAATGTGAGCCAAAAGGCGATCGATCCACATAAGCAGGAAGCCAAGCGCAAACGTTTTGTCGCAGAGCAGGCCATCATGTACGAGCGTTGGCTGCCGTTGCTCGCCCGTGACCCTGCTTACAACGCCAATCTATCACTGGTTCAACGTGGCGGTTTCAAGTTGACCGACAACGCCATCAGCTGGCGACCGCTTCAGTCCTGGCGCCCGCTCCCCACGTTGCTCGTTCACCAGGCCGACATGCAGGGCTGCGGCCACTATCGGATGGTTCAGCCCTTTATCGCCATGAAGCTTCAAGGGTTGGTCGACGGCACGCTTTCGCGTGGGCTGATGCATACGCCTGACCTAGAACGTTATGATCCCGATTCCATTGTGCTGCAGCGTCAAGTTGGCGAGGATCGAATCCAGGCCATGCAGCGGATGAAGGCGTTTTCCCGGGCGTTCAAGGTCTATGAGCTGGACGACTACTTGCCCAACTTACCGGTCAAGAACATCCATAGAAGCCACATGCCCAAGGATATCCTAAAGACCTTGCGTCGCGGACTCGGCTTCGTTGATCGCTTCGTGGTGTCCACCGATGCGCTGGGCGAAGCCTTCTCCGGGCTTCACGACGACATCCGGGTCGTCAAAAATCGCCTGCCCACCCAGTGGTGGCAGGGGCTGGAAAGCGCGCGACGTGTTTCAGCCCGGCCTCGGGTCGGCTGGGCCGGCGGCATCAGCCACACCGGCGATCTCGAGATGATCGGCGATGTGGTTCGGGAGTTGGCCAAGGAAGTGGATTGGGTGTTCTTCGGCATGTGCCCGGAAAACCTCAAGCCCTATATCCACGAGTTTCACCCGGGCGTGCACATCGAGAGTTATCCGGCTGCGCTGGCAAAACTCAACCTGGATCTGGCCATCGCGCCGGTCGAGCAGAACCTGTTCAACGAATGCAAGAGCAACCTGCGACTCCTTGAGTACGGCGCCTGTGGATTCCCGGTGGTGTGCAGTGACATTCGTTGCTATCAGGACGATGCCTTCCCAGTCACCCGCGTGAAGAACCGCTACAAGGATTGGGTGGACGCTATCCGCATGCATCTGGCCGATCTGGACGCGACGGCCCGCATGGGCGACGAGCTGCAGAAGATCGTACTGAGTGACTGGATGCTGCAAGGTGAAAACCTGGACGCTTGGGCCCGTGCCTGGTTGCCGGACTGA
- a CDS encoding flagellin: protein MALTVNTNVASLNTQRNLNTSSNSLSTSLQRLSTGSRINSAKDDAAGLQISNRLTSQVNGLSVATKNANDGISLAQTAEGALQQSTNILQRMRDLSLQSANGSNSTSERDALNSEVGQLKKELDRISNTTTFGGRKLLDGSFGTASFQVGSAANEIISVGIDEMSAESLKGSYYTASGGATTFATGTAASTGSITINTAAVNGAASGETKITVNFKGNETAEQAASKIAAAVNDANIGVGAFVDGDKISYIARAGENASGVATGSITSISFAGAASGATAVTAFSASASGDSRVSDIDISSASGAQAAVLVIDDALKMIDSQRADLGAIQNRFDNTIANLQNIGENVSAARGRIQDTDFAAETANMTKNQVLQQAGTAILAQANQLPQSVLSLLR from the coding sequence ATGGCTCTTACTGTCAACACCAACGTGGCGTCGCTGAACACTCAGCGCAACCTGAACACCTCTTCCAACTCGCTGAGCACCTCCCTGCAGCGTCTGTCCACCGGTAGCCGTATCAACAGCGCCAAGGATGATGCCGCCGGTCTGCAGATCTCCAACCGTCTGACCAGCCAGGTCAACGGCCTGAGCGTCGCCACCAAGAACGCCAACGACGGCATCTCGTTGGCCCAGACCGCTGAAGGTGCGCTGCAGCAGTCCACCAACATCCTGCAGCGTATGCGTGATCTGTCCCTGCAGTCGGCCAACGGCTCCAACAGCACTTCGGAACGCGACGCGCTCAATAGCGAAGTCGGTCAGCTCAAGAAAGAACTGGACCGTATCAGCAACACCACCACCTTTGGTGGTCGTAAGCTGCTGGACGGCTCTTTCGGTACCGCGAGCTTCCAAGTGGGTTCGGCTGCGAACGAAATCATCAGCGTCGGCATCGACGAGATGAGTGCCGAGTCGCTGAAAGGCTCTTACTACACCGCCAGCGGTGGTGCGACCACCTTTGCAACCGGCACCGCCGCGAGCACCGGCAGCATTACCATCAACACTGCAGCCGTCAACGGCGCTGCCAGTGGCGAGACCAAAATCACGGTCAACTTCAAGGGCAATGAAACGGCCGAGCAGGCAGCTTCCAAGATCGCTGCGGCGGTCAACGATGCCAACATCGGCGTGGGTGCCTTCGTCGATGGTGACAAGATTAGCTACATCGCCCGGGCTGGCGAAAATGCTTCCGGCGTTGCCACCGGCAGCATCACCTCGATCTCCTTCGCGGGTGCTGCGTCCGGCGCTACTGCGGTCACCGCGTTCTCGGCATCGGCTTCCGGCGACAGCCGCGTGTCCGACATCGACATCAGCTCGGCCAGTGGTGCACAGGCTGCGGTACTGGTCATCGATGATGCGCTGAAAATGATCGACTCCCAGCGCGCTGATCTGGGTGCCATCCAGAACCGCTTCGACAACACCATCGCCAACCTGCAGAACATCGGTGAAAACGTTTCGGCAGCCCGGGGTCGTATCCAGGACACTGACTTCGCCGCAGAAACGGCCAACATGACCAAGAACCAGGTGTTGCAACAGGCTGGTACCGCGATTCTGGCCCAGGCTAACCAGTTGCCACAGTCGGTTCTCAGCCTTCTGCGCTAA
- a CDS encoding flagellar protein FlaG, translating to MDIKSISSQGVIPVDRLSNKNVAALVVQQSAPAVAQFPVEDMRDPSKEELQQAVASVESFTQSIRRDLKFSMDDESGKVVVKVTDSKTGEVIRQMPSEEALRLAQRLDEARSLLFKAEA from the coding sequence ATGGACATTAAGTCGATCAGTAGCCAAGGAGTCATCCCTGTCGATCGCCTGTCGAATAAAAATGTCGCAGCTCTGGTTGTGCAGCAATCTGCACCTGCAGTGGCGCAGTTTCCTGTCGAAGATATGCGCGATCCGTCGAAGGAGGAGTTGCAGCAGGCGGTCGCGAGTGTCGAGTCCTTCACGCAGAGCATTCGCCGCGATCTCAAGTTCTCAATGGACGATGAGAGCGGTAAGGTGGTGGTCAAAGTAACTGACTCGAAGACCGGCGAGGTCATTCGTCAGATGCCTTCGGAAGAAGCATTGAGGCTAGCGCAGCGGCTTGATGAAGCGCGCAGCCTGTTATTCAAGGCTGAGGCTTGA
- the fliD gene encoding flagellar filament capping protein FliD — protein MAVTTINGFNSGLDIKGIVKAMVDSERAPKAQQLSKLQTKTMAQISGLGSLKSGISNLQSVMKDLNSAKLFQARTVTSSDTTQVSAKAGATATPGTYKVDVTRLATASTVASAAVEKDAKFAAGGSLTISLGDDALKTVTLPTGKDLSLSEVSTAINTQLKNQGISATVVTNPSDGKARLMLTSNKTGDGNDITLSASGDLAKLEIPVQGASNNPPDGVQYISKASNAQLSINGLSIQSASNTVSDAIEGVTLTLTAPTTSNSTVNGETVSTSKPVMLTVAEDKAGVKGNVKKFVEAYNSLMTTTSSLTQVTKVGEDGAPIAAALVGDAGVRQLLGTMRTELGNPQPGADSGVRILADMGITTGKDGKLVIDDAKLTKTLDENYEAVAGFFTGDEGLMSRLSSKLEIYTQTGGILESRVSGLNGTIKSIDKQSDALTMRMDKLQARLLAQFNAMDGLLGQMSSTSNSLASALSSLPGVVRS, from the coding sequence ATGGCTGTCACGACAATCAATGGTTTCAACTCAGGGCTAGACATCAAAGGGATCGTCAAAGCCATGGTTGACTCTGAAAGGGCGCCCAAGGCTCAGCAGCTTTCCAAGCTGCAAACGAAGACCATGGCGCAGATTTCTGGCCTGGGATCCTTGAAGTCGGGCATCTCCAATTTGCAGAGCGTGATGAAGGACCTGAACAGCGCCAAGTTGTTCCAGGCGCGCACGGTAACTTCGTCGGACACCACTCAGGTTTCAGCAAAGGCTGGTGCTACAGCGACACCTGGTACCTACAAGGTCGACGTCACGCGTCTCGCTACAGCCAGCACCGTGGCGAGTGCTGCAGTCGAGAAGGATGCAAAGTTCGCTGCCGGTGGCAGCTTGACAATCAGTCTCGGCGATGATGCGCTGAAGACAGTTACGCTACCGACGGGAAAAGATTTATCCCTCTCAGAGGTGAGCACCGCGATCAATACGCAGCTCAAAAACCAAGGCATATCGGCTACCGTCGTGACCAACCCGAGCGATGGCAAAGCGCGATTGATGCTCACCTCCAACAAGACGGGTGATGGCAACGACATCACACTTTCTGCCAGTGGCGATCTTGCCAAGCTAGAGATACCGGTGCAGGGCGCGAGTAACAATCCGCCGGATGGCGTGCAGTACATTTCCAAGGCCTCTAACGCGCAGTTGAGCATCAACGGCTTGAGCATTCAGAGTGCCAGCAACACTGTGAGCGACGCCATCGAAGGCGTCACCCTGACCCTGACGGCGCCGACGACCAGCAACTCGACTGTCAATGGCGAGACGGTTTCGACCAGCAAGCCCGTTATGCTGACGGTCGCCGAGGATAAAGCTGGAGTCAAAGGCAACGTCAAGAAGTTCGTCGAGGCATATAACAGCCTGATGACGACAACCAGTTCGCTCACCCAGGTCACCAAGGTCGGTGAGGATGGAGCCCCCATTGCCGCTGCGCTCGTTGGGGATGCCGGGGTTCGTCAGTTGCTCGGCACCATGCGTACCGAACTCGGCAACCCGCAGCCGGGAGCGGATAGTGGTGTGCGTATCCTTGCCGATATGGGGATCACCACGGGCAAGGATGGCAAGCTCGTCATCGACGACGCCAAACTGACCAAGACTCTGGACGAGAACTACGAAGCTGTTGCCGGCTTTTTCACTGGCGATGAAGGTCTGATGAGCCGCCTTAGCAGCAAGCTTGAAATCTACACCCAGACCGGTGGCATCCTTGAATCGCGTGTCAGCGGTTTGAACGGTACGATCAAATCGATCGATAAGCAGAGCGACGCACTCACCATGCGCATGGACAAGTTGCAAGCTCGCTTGTTGGCCCAGTTCAATGCTATGGACGGGCTACTAGGGCAGATGAGCTCTACCAGCAATTCGCTGGCTTCGGCGTTATCCAGCCTGCCGGGTGTAGTGCGCTCCTGA
- the fliS gene encoding flagellar export chaperone FliS, translated as MNAMAAMRQYQNVNTQAQAVDASPHRLIQMLMEGGLTRLAQARGAMERGQFALKGELIGKAIGIIGGLREGLNFEQGGELAHNLDNLYDYMNRRLLEANLKNSVEPLDEVADLLRNVKTGWDAIA; from the coding sequence ATGAATGCCATGGCCGCTATGCGTCAGTACCAAAACGTCAACACTCAGGCTCAGGCTGTAGATGCCAGCCCGCACCGTCTGATTCAGATGCTGATGGAAGGTGGCCTGACTCGTCTGGCACAGGCGCGTGGTGCCATGGAGCGTGGTCAGTTTGCGCTCAAGGGTGAGTTGATCGGCAAGGCCATTGGTATCATCGGCGGGCTGCGTGAAGGCCTGAACTTTGAGCAGGGCGGTGAGTTGGCCCATAATCTCGATAATCTGTATGACTACATGAACCGTCGCTTGCTCGAAGCAAACCTTAAAAACAGCGTCGAACCACTCGATGAAGTTGCAGACTTGCTGCGCAACGTGAAGACCGGCTGGGATGCCATCGCTTAG
- a CDS encoding flagellar protein FliT, whose product MNTSVQRLQNTGTAMRQALSTQDWAAIGELDLQCRQAVEEAMVDAADEDGALRARMQELLDLYKDLVSACQAERQRLANELVQFNQSQQGAKVYQLFG is encoded by the coding sequence ATGAATACATCTGTTCAGCGTCTCCAGAATACGGGTACGGCCATGCGCCAAGCATTGTCCACCCAGGACTGGGCGGCCATTGGCGAGCTGGATCTGCAGTGCCGGCAGGCTGTCGAAGAGGCGATGGTGGATGCCGCCGATGAGGACGGTGCGCTGCGTGCGCGCATGCAAGAGCTCCTGGATCTCTACAAGGATCTGGTCAGTGCCTGCCAGGCTGAGCGGCAACGGTTGGCCAACGAACTGGTGCAATTCAATCAGTCGCAGCAGGGTGCCAAGGTCTATCAGCTTTTTGGCTGA
- a CDS encoding sigma-54 dependent transcriptional regulator: MWRETKLLLIDDNLERRRDLSVILDFLGEDHLACGSGDWNKVVEQIDSSRSILGVLLGEVQLKGGALDLLKEFAAWDEYLPVLMLHEHATTDWPEEFRRRVLATLEMPPSYNKLLDSLHRAQVYREMYDQARERGRQREPNLFRSLVGTSRAIQQVRQMMQQVADTEASVLILGESGTGKEVVARNLHYHSKRREAPFVPVNCGAIPAELLESELFGHEKGAFTGAITSRAGRFELANGGTLFLDEIGDMPLPMQVKLLRVLQERTFERVGSNKTQNADVRIIAATHKNLESMIESGSFREDLYYRLNVFPIEMAPLRERIEDIPLLMNELISRMEHEKRGSIRFNSAAIMSLCRHDWAGNVRELANLVERMAIMHPYGVIGVGELPKKFRHVDDEDEQLAASLRDELDERAVLTSPSPSVLSPAMLPAEGLDLKDYLGNLEQGLIQQALDDAGGIVARAAERLRIRRTTLVEKMRKYGMSRREDEAGDD, from the coding sequence ATGTGGCGTGAAACCAAGCTTCTGCTAATCGACGACAACCTTGAACGTCGCCGTGACCTGTCGGTGATCCTCGATTTTCTCGGGGAAGATCATCTCGCTTGTGGCAGCGGCGACTGGAACAAGGTGGTCGAGCAGATCGACTCCAGCAGAAGCATTCTGGGTGTCCTGCTCGGCGAGGTACAGCTCAAGGGCGGCGCGCTGGATCTGCTCAAGGAATTCGCCGCCTGGGACGAGTATCTGCCGGTTCTGATGCTCCACGAGCACGCCACCACGGATTGGCCGGAAGAGTTTCGCCGTCGTGTGCTGGCAACCCTGGAAATGCCTCCGAGCTACAACAAGCTCCTCGATTCCCTGCATCGCGCCCAGGTTTATCGCGAGATGTATGACCAGGCCCGCGAGCGTGGCCGACAGCGTGAACCCAACCTGTTCCGCAGCCTGGTAGGTACCAGTCGCGCCATCCAGCAGGTCAGGCAGATGATGCAGCAGGTGGCGGACACCGAAGCCAGCGTGCTGATTCTGGGTGAGTCGGGTACCGGCAAGGAGGTGGTAGCGCGCAACCTGCACTATCACTCCAAGCGCCGTGAAGCGCCGTTCGTGCCGGTCAACTGCGGCGCCATTCCGGCCGAATTGCTGGAGAGCGAACTGTTCGGCCATGAGAAGGGCGCCTTTACGGGCGCCATCACCAGTCGTGCCGGGCGCTTCGAGTTGGCCAACGGCGGCACGCTGTTTCTCGACGAAATTGGCGATATGCCGCTGCCCATGCAGGTCAAGCTGCTGCGGGTTCTGCAGGAGCGTACCTTCGAGCGCGTGGGTAGCAACAAGACCCAGAACGCCGATGTGCGTATCATTGCGGCGACCCACAAGAACCTTGAAAGCATGATCGAGAGCGGCAGCTTCCGTGAGGATCTGTACTATCGCCTGAACGTATTCCCCATCGAAATGGCGCCGCTGCGTGAGCGCATCGAAGACATCCCGCTGCTGATGAACGAGTTGATCTCGCGCATGGAGCACGAGAAGCGCGGCTCGATCCGCTTCAACTCGGCGGCCATCATGTCGCTCTGTCGCCATGACTGGGCGGGCAACGTTCGCGAGCTGGCCAACCTGGTCGAGCGCATGGCGATCATGCACCCCTACGGCGTGATCGGCGTGGGCGAGTTGCCAAAGAAATTCCGCCACGTCGACGACGAGGACGAGCAGCTTGCTGCCAGCCTGCGCGACGAGCTGGACGAGCGTGCGGTGCTGACCTCGCCGTCGCCGTCGGTGCTGTCGCCGGCGATGCTGCCGGCCGAGGGTCTGGATCTCAAGGACTACCTCGGCAATCTGGAGCAGGGGCTTATCCAGCAGGCGCTGGATGACGCTGGCGGCATCGTGGCTCGGGCTGCCGAGCGACTGCGCATTCGTCGTACCACGCTGGTCGAGAAGATGCGCAAGTACGGCATGAGCCGGCGCGAAGATGAGGCTGGCGACGACTGA